A stretch of the Desulfitobacterium chlororespirans DSM 11544 genome encodes the following:
- a CDS encoding DUF5655 domain-containing protein yields MNEVFSGVRAKWQPLYEELRSMAVEKLGPFEEHETASAVLWRHSSAFAEVSAKKACLVVAFAAPVRHDEWQPDKVVQTSKNRVAHYFQVADNGQFPALVEGIAEAYHLTKSNRLSKTPSEKPVYTTIDEYIALFPPELQTILEQIRQTIRKAAPEAAEKISWQMPTFWQKENLVHFAVAKHHIGFYPGESGVRVFADQLRGYKTSKGAIQFPLSEPMPYALIGEITRFRAEEVE; encoded by the coding sequence GTGAATGAGGTTTTTTCCGGTGTCCGCGCCAAGTGGCAGCCGCTGTATGAAGAGCTTCGCAGCATGGCTGTGGAAAAATTAGGACCATTTGAAGAACATGAGACCGCAAGTGCCGTACTCTGGCGGCATAGCTCGGCCTTTGCCGAAGTGAGTGCCAAAAAGGCTTGCCTGGTGGTCGCTTTTGCTGCCCCTGTCCGCCATGATGAATGGCAGCCGGATAAAGTAGTGCAGACATCGAAAAACCGGGTGGCTCATTATTTTCAGGTTGCGGACAATGGTCAGTTTCCGGCCTTGGTGGAGGGCATTGCCGAGGCTTACCATCTTACCAAATCCAACCGCCTGTCTAAGACCCCTTCGGAAAAACCCGTCTATACAACCATTGACGAATATATCGCCCTCTTTCCTCCTGAGCTGCAGACCATACTGGAACAAATCCGGCAGACCATCCGCAAGGCCGCTCCGGAAGCAGCAGAGAAGATAAGCTGGCAGATGCCGACCTTCTGGCAGAAAGAGAATCTTGTCCATTTTGCTGTGGCGAAGCATCATATCGGATTTTATCCGGGTGAGAGCGGAGTCCGTGTCTTTGCTGATCAGCTGAGAGGCTATAAAACTTCCAAGGGCGCGATCCAATTTCCGCTGTCCGAACCCATGCCCTACGCTTTGATCGGGGAAATCACCCGCTTCAGGGCGGAGGAAGTGGAATAA
- a CDS encoding efflux RND transporter periplasmic adaptor subunit has protein sequence MQPDTSISNNVHSDPKAAKSKGGSGSFLRRHRKKLIAVFILLAGVLIAFQVLSRQAGLIPVSAAEVVQGDFEQNVFASGKLEVKDLTEFKAETETRVQEIPVKLGDKVSKGQIILVMDTSSLSVEASQKDLEGRELRAKIINSESNIRLFQQAYDTAQKDYNNTKVLMESGAASLKELEQAEQKVTETQEKLVVEQEANLPLLKAQLEQAEVLYGKAQEKLQKATIHSPYDGTVLNLAVKAGQEVENGTLLAQIGNPAQLLIETGINEVDAALLKVGDQVEITNSALLKEPLLGSIEAIAPTAEVVSTSQGEQTQVKIRINVPATEGESPLKPGFNVNLKVILQKKEQALLVPLEAVIDGEGQKLAYVVGQDGIVTEKEVQTGLSNELFMEIVAGLQVGEKVILNPDGQIKDGVQVIVNAQSN, from the coding sequence ATGCAACCAGATACCAGTATTTCAAACAATGTTCATTCAGATCCTAAAGCTGCCAAGTCCAAGGGCGGAAGCGGTTCGTTTTTGCGGAGACACCGCAAGAAACTAATCGCCGTCTTTATTTTGCTCGCCGGGGTGCTGATTGCTTTCCAGGTTTTGAGCCGGCAAGCCGGCTTGATCCCTGTAAGTGCGGCGGAAGTGGTTCAAGGCGACTTTGAACAAAATGTTTTTGCCAGCGGTAAATTAGAAGTTAAAGATCTGACTGAATTTAAGGCGGAAACCGAGACCAGGGTTCAGGAGATTCCGGTCAAGCTTGGAGATAAAGTAAGCAAAGGCCAGATTATCCTGGTGATGGATACCAGCAGCTTGAGTGTGGAAGCCTCGCAAAAGGATCTGGAAGGCAGGGAACTCCGGGCCAAAATAATCAACAGTGAATCAAACATCAGACTTTTTCAACAAGCCTATGACACGGCCCAAAAGGATTATAACAATACAAAAGTTCTTATGGAAAGCGGTGCAGCCAGCCTTAAGGAGTTGGAGCAGGCCGAGCAAAAGGTGACTGAGACCCAAGAAAAATTAGTGGTGGAACAAGAGGCTAATTTGCCTTTGCTTAAAGCTCAGCTGGAGCAAGCCGAAGTGCTCTACGGGAAAGCCCAGGAAAAATTGCAGAAAGCCACGATACATAGCCCTTACGATGGGACCGTCCTGAATTTGGCGGTCAAGGCCGGTCAGGAAGTGGAGAATGGAACCCTCCTGGCACAAATCGGTAATCCGGCTCAGCTTTTGATTGAAACCGGTATCAATGAGGTGGACGCCGCCCTGCTTAAGGTAGGAGATCAGGTGGAAATAACCAACAGCGCCTTGCTTAAGGAACCCCTGCTCGGCAGTATTGAAGCCATTGCTCCTACAGCCGAGGTGGTGTCAACCTCTCAAGGTGAGCAAACCCAAGTAAAAATCAGGATCAATGTGCCGGCTACTGAAGGAGAATCCCCCTTAAAACCCGGCTTTAATGTTAATCTTAAAGTCATCCTGCAGAAAAAAGAGCAAGCTTTGTTAGTTCCTTTGGAAGCAGTCATTGACGGTGAAGGTCAGAAACTGGCCTATGTCGTGGGGCAGGATGGGATAGTGACGGAAAAAGAAGTGCAGACAGGCTTAAGCAATGAGCTGTTCATGGAAATTGTCGCGGGTCTTCAAGTGGGAGAAAAGGTCATTCTGAACCCCGATGGGCAAATCAAGGACGGAGTGCAGGTGATCGTTAATGCTCAAAGCAACTGA
- the nagB gene encoding glucosamine-6-phosphate deaminase — translation MDIIIKENYEHMSLYAADIIAGYVRSKPDCVLGLATGSTPIGTYRELIRKHKEEGLDFSQVKTFNLDEYLGAGMDLAKPYPLDQSYARFMHEELLKHINIKKENIHIPDGLSKEPKKFCQWYEDEIKKAGGIDLQLLGLGGDGHWGFNEPGSSLGSRTRVVVLTQQTLDDNYEAFYKKAGIERSRMPHFAITMGIGTILEARNILMIVNGAKKAGMVAQCLEGPVTSQVTASAIQLHSGEITVVLDEGAASQLANSAHYRHTENIKCMYGL, via the coding sequence ATGGATATTATTATCAAAGAAAATTATGAACATATGAGTCTATATGCTGCAGACATCATTGCCGGTTATGTTCGGTCCAAGCCGGATTGTGTGCTGGGACTGGCGACGGGAAGCACTCCCATCGGCACTTATCGGGAGTTGATCAGAAAACATAAGGAAGAAGGCCTTGACTTTTCCCAAGTCAAAACCTTCAATCTGGATGAATACCTGGGAGCCGGAATGGATTTGGCAAAGCCTTATCCACTGGATCAAAGCTATGCCCGCTTCATGCACGAAGAGCTGTTAAAACATATTAATATCAAAAAAGAAAATATCCACATACCTGATGGCTTAAGCAAAGAACCAAAAAAGTTCTGCCAGTGGTATGAGGACGAAATCAAAAAAGCCGGGGGTATCGATCTGCAGCTTTTAGGACTTGGCGGAGACGGCCATTGGGGTTTCAATGAACCCGGTTCATCTCTCGGTTCCAGAACCCGGGTCGTGGTCTTGACACAGCAGACCCTGGATGATAACTATGAAGCCTTCTACAAAAAAGCCGGCATCGAGCGCAGCCGGATGCCTCATTTTGCCATCACCATGGGCATCGGAACCATCCTGGAAGCCAGAAATATTTTAATGATCGTCAACGGCGCTAAAAAAGCCGGCATGGTCGCCCAATGCCTAGAAGGTCCCGTGACCTCTCAGGTTACCGCATCGGCTATCCAGCTGCACAGCGGCGAAATCACCGTGGTGCTTGATGAAGGAGCAGCTTCCCAGTTAGCAAACTCTGCTCATTACAGACATACCGAAAATATTAAATGTATGTATGGGCTGTGA
- a CDS encoding small, acid-soluble spore protein, alpha/beta type, translating into MAKYNLPVDKNTVATQFNVTLGPDATSRQNGSVGGEMVRRTFESFGKR; encoded by the coding sequence ATGGCAAAGTACAATTTACCTGTAGACAAAAACACGGTGGCAACCCAATTTAACGTCACTTTGGGTCCGGATGCCACTTCCCGTCAAAACGGTTCCGTCGGTGGAGAAATGGTTCGCCGTACATTTGAAAGCTTTGGCAAACGATAA
- a CDS encoding ABC transporter ATP-binding protein — protein sequence MLSVQNLSFHYQPERIILKDISFDLGSHEILCLLGPNGTGKTTLIRCILSLNKMKSGRITLNGLDISKISPKRRAELMAYVPQATTVAFPYEAAEIVQMGRVVNLSLGARPSARDRKLAEEAMEKMGILHMSSYPFNEMSGGEKQMVLIARAIAQQAKILVMDEPTANLDYYNQVKMLKVIKALAEQGYAILMTSHFPDHAFLACSKAVLMRDGVIMAQGHPDEVVTTENLTRLYSTPVCVAEARLDAMDTAMKVCIPVMNN from the coding sequence ATGCTGAGTGTCCAAAACTTAAGTTTTCACTACCAACCGGAACGAATCATCCTCAAAGATATTTCCTTTGATCTGGGCAGCCATGAGATTCTCTGCCTGCTGGGACCTAACGGAACCGGCAAAACCACTCTGATCAGATGCATCCTTTCCCTCAATAAAATGAAAAGCGGCCGGATTACCCTGAATGGTTTGGATATAAGCAAAATTTCCCCCAAAAGGCGGGCGGAGTTGATGGCTTATGTCCCTCAGGCGACGACGGTGGCTTTCCCTTACGAAGCCGCAGAGATCGTACAGATGGGGCGGGTCGTCAATCTATCTCTGGGAGCCCGGCCCTCGGCACGGGATCGGAAGCTGGCTGAAGAAGCGATGGAGAAAATGGGGATTCTGCACATGAGCAGTTATCCCTTTAATGAGATGAGCGGCGGGGAAAAGCAGATGGTGCTGATCGCCAGAGCCATTGCCCAACAGGCCAAAATTCTGGTCATGGATGAGCCTACCGCCAATCTGGATTATTATAACCAGGTTAAAATGCTCAAGGTGATCAAAGCCTTAGCTGAACAGGGGTACGCCATCTTAATGACGTCCCATTTTCCGGACCATGCCTTTCTGGCCTGCAGCAAAGCAGTGCTCATGCGGGACGGCGTGATCATGGCCCAAGGACACCCTGATGAGGTCGTAACCACCGAGAATCTGACCAGGCTTTATTCTACCCCTGTCTGTGTAGCTGAAGCCAGGTTGGATGCTATGGATACCGCTATGAAAGTGTGTATCCCGGTTATGAATAATTAA
- a CDS encoding FecCD family ABC transporter permease, which translates to MKIRNSEYFSVKILLLVALTVVLFFGSFLVGRYPIPPQTVMDIILSQFLPIPQYWDSTLETVVMQVRLPRIALGILVGGALSVSGASYQTLFKNPMVSPDLLGVSAGAGFGAALAMINNGSWWQIQTTAFTFGMIAVIAAYIIAYVFGKQTITILILGGVVVSSLFQSLISIIKTLADTENQLPAITFWLMGGLGKGANQDVLLMLPAMVLSLALLFLFRNQINALAAGEDEAATMGVNVPLVKLIVICSSTLMTVCSVSICGIIGWVGMVVPHIARMLTGANYSKLVATSFFIGGIFLLLIDNIIRGVEGVELPLGVLTALVGTPVFVLLLSRVKKGWS; encoded by the coding sequence TTGAAGATCAGAAACAGTGAATATTTTAGTGTCAAGATCCTTCTTCTGGTGGCTTTAACGGTGGTACTGTTTTTCGGCTCCTTTCTGGTCGGACGCTATCCGATTCCGCCGCAGACGGTCATGGATATCATCCTCTCCCAATTTTTACCCATCCCCCAATACTGGGATTCCACCCTGGAAACGGTGGTTATGCAGGTGCGCTTGCCCAGGATCGCCCTCGGCATTTTGGTGGGAGGGGCCCTGTCCGTTTCCGGTGCTTCTTACCAGACTCTGTTTAAGAACCCTATGGTCTCACCGGATCTGCTGGGCGTGTCGGCGGGGGCGGGCTTCGGGGCGGCTCTGGCTATGATCAATAATGGCTCATGGTGGCAGATCCAGACCACGGCCTTTACTTTTGGCATGATCGCCGTCATAGCCGCTTATATCATCGCTTATGTCTTCGGAAAGCAAACGATTACGATCCTGATCCTGGGCGGAGTTGTGGTTTCCAGCCTGTTTCAGTCTTTGATTTCTATTATTAAGACCTTAGCCGATACGGAAAACCAATTGCCGGCTATTACCTTCTGGCTGATGGGAGGCCTGGGCAAAGGGGCTAATCAGGATGTTCTGCTGATGCTGCCGGCCATGGTGCTTTCCTTGGCGCTCCTCTTCCTGTTTCGCAATCAAATCAATGCTCTGGCTGCCGGGGAGGATGAGGCGGCCACGATGGGTGTCAATGTGCCTCTGGTCAAGCTGATAGTCATCTGCAGCTCCACTCTGATGACGGTTTGCTCCGTCAGTATCTGCGGTATTATCGGCTGGGTGGGCATGGTCGTCCCCCATATTGCCCGGATGCTTACCGGTGCCAATTACTCTAAGCTGGTGGCCACATCCTTCTTTATCGGCGGAATTTTTCTGCTCCTGATCGATAATATCATTCGCGGTGTGGAAGGGGTTGAACTCCCCCTCGGCGTACTGACAGCTTTGGTGGGTACCCCTGTCTTTGTCCTCCTGCTGTCCAGAGTGAAAAAGGGGTGGTCCTGA
- a CDS encoding ABC transporter permease — protein sequence MNLKECIQVAFEGIRANKMRSALTMLGIIIGVAAVITVVAIGQVGQAAIMSSLEKMGTNLFGVYLRSDEQFALTEADMMTVQDLEVIRNVATDIQYISPASSMSFSAQYERKSKQVYAYGVWPDYKHIRNIQLEKGRFLSEEDEKGSRRVAVIDSKLAEDLFGRGEALKKQITIFGTSFTVIGITQRDESLLMGGPNQRSSLYIPYSALQTMIKLDYLSYVEGSAVSKDKTDSAMNQAKKILNSRHHTEDRYQAYSLQQDVEQIDTVMTILQLVIGSVAAISLLVGGIGVMNIMLVSVTERTREIGIRKALGARYKDIMIQFLIEAVVICSIGGAIGAMLGIGGGVLAAGLAKIPPAISPLTIVIAFGFSTTIGLFFGLYPARKAAKMSPVEALRYE from the coding sequence ATGAATTTAAAAGAATGCATTCAGGTCGCTTTCGAAGGGATCAGAGCCAACAAAATGCGCTCGGCCCTGACCATGCTCGGTATTATTATCGGGGTAGCGGCTGTCATTACCGTAGTGGCCATCGGGCAGGTGGGTCAGGCGGCTATTATGTCTTCTCTGGAGAAGATGGGCACCAATTTATTTGGTGTCTATCTCCGCAGTGATGAGCAATTCGCTCTTACCGAAGCGGATATGATGACCGTTCAGGATTTGGAAGTCATCCGCAATGTTGCCACCGACATCCAGTACATTTCACCGGCCAGTTCCATGTCTTTTTCTGCCCAGTATGAAAGAAAAAGCAAACAGGTCTATGCTTATGGGGTTTGGCCTGATTACAAGCATATAAGAAATATTCAGCTGGAAAAAGGCCGGTTCCTCTCTGAAGAGGATGAAAAGGGCAGCCGACGGGTAGCGGTCATCGACAGCAAGCTGGCTGAAGACCTGTTCGGCCGGGGAGAAGCTCTGAAAAAGCAAATCACGATCTTTGGCACCTCTTTTACGGTCATCGGTATAACCCAGCGGGATGAGAGCTTGCTGATGGGAGGGCCGAATCAACGCTCATCCCTGTATATTCCTTATTCTGCTTTGCAGACAATGATCAAGCTTGATTACCTTTCTTATGTGGAAGGCAGCGCCGTGAGCAAGGATAAGACCGACAGCGCTATGAACCAGGCTAAAAAGATTCTGAACAGCCGTCATCATACGGAGGATCGGTATCAGGCCTATAGCCTACAGCAGGATGTAGAACAGATTGATACTGTAATGACTATTTTACAGCTGGTGATCGGTTCCGTCGCTGCGATTTCCCTTTTGGTGGGGGGGATCGGAGTTATGAATATCATGCTGGTCTCAGTGACTGAGCGGACAAGGGAAATCGGCATCCGCAAGGCTTTAGGGGCCAGATATAAGGATATTATGATTCAATTCCTCATTGAGGCAGTGGTCATCTGTTCCATAGGCGGGGCCATCGGCGCTATGCTTGGCATCGGCGGCGGTGTCCTGGCCGCGGGCTTGGCGAAGATTCCGCCGGCCATCTCCCCCCTCACGATTGTGATTGCTTTTGGCTTTTCCACCACGATTGGGCTTTTCTTCGGACTTTACCCGGCCCGCAAAGCGGCTAAGATGAGTCCGGTTGAAGCTTTGCGTTATGAGTGA
- a CDS encoding ABC transporter substrate-binding protein codes for MKLKRKILALLMAALLAVSLAGCGQTSQAPANPPAAPEVSTPTERTVTDMAGRTVTLPAEVKTVGTFGSIGVLNAFVETLSAGERLANEGSPSFVKSPNWEKYQYQFTPHIKNLKPFQGADSELLMENILAAKPDVCLTMSADLTEQLEKQGLNVVQLSWTKTEDVKECITLLGEVLNQQEVAADYLKYFDDMLAKTADLTKDIKDADKKTVVYGNVSKFSQPHVIAEWWIDKAGGISVTSEAMTKANKESLTYTLEDLLKWNPDVMFVASDAEKKEVLADARLGEITAVKNGAIYIVPRIAHVWGNRTTEQPLTIMWAMNKLYPEIVTDSQLAEDISYFYSHFFKYDFNADQLKEIMGK; via the coding sequence ATGAAACTGAAAAGAAAAATTCTTGCCCTGCTTATGGCGGCTCTGCTTGCTGTGAGCCTGGCCGGCTGCGGACAGACCAGCCAGGCCCCTGCCAATCCACCGGCTGCACCAGAGGTCAGCACTCCAACTGAACGCACAGTCACCGATATGGCAGGACGCACAGTGACTCTGCCTGCGGAAGTTAAAACTGTAGGAACCTTCGGCTCTATCGGCGTTCTTAACGCCTTTGTGGAAACCCTGAGCGCAGGGGAAAGACTCGCCAACGAAGGATCACCATCCTTTGTCAAAAGCCCTAACTGGGAAAAATATCAGTACCAATTCACACCTCATATCAAAAATCTGAAACCTTTCCAGGGTGCAGACAGCGAGCTGCTGATGGAAAATATCCTGGCCGCTAAACCGGATGTTTGCCTGACCATGAGTGCCGACCTGACCGAACAGCTGGAAAAGCAAGGACTGAATGTGGTTCAGCTTTCCTGGACGAAGACCGAAGATGTCAAAGAATGCATCACTCTCCTGGGCGAAGTGCTCAACCAGCAGGAAGTTGCCGCCGATTATCTGAAATACTTCGATGATATGTTGGCCAAAACGGCAGACCTGACCAAAGATATTAAGGATGCCGATAAGAAAACCGTGGTTTATGGCAATGTGAGCAAATTCTCCCAACCTCATGTGATCGCTGAGTGGTGGATTGATAAAGCCGGCGGCATCAGCGTGACCAGCGAGGCTATGACGAAAGCAAATAAAGAATCCCTGACCTATACTCTGGAGGACTTGCTGAAGTGGAATCCGGATGTGATGTTCGTAGCCAGCGATGCCGAGAAGAAAGAAGTCCTGGCGGACGCCCGTTTGGGTGAGATTACCGCTGTCAAGAACGGCGCCATCTATATCGTACCCCGCATTGCTCATGTCTGGGGCAACCGCACCACCGAACAGCCCCTGACCATTATGTGGGCTATGAACAAACTCTATCCCGAGATCGTAACGGACAGCCAGCTGGCAGAAGATATCTCCTACTTCTACAGCCACTTCTTCAAATATGATTTCAATGCTGACCAGCTCAAGGAGATTATGGGCAAATAA
- the tyrS gene encoding tyrosine--tRNA ligase — protein sequence MQTIAEQFQIITKGVSMLVNDEELKNKLAESHKNRRPLVIKLGLDPSAPDIHLGHAVVLRKIKQMQDLGHEAVIVIGDFTGKIGDPSGKAKGRTALSDEQVKENARTYFEQIFKVLDKEKTTVRYNSEWLSKLNFEDVLKLAATTTVARMLERDDFQKRFSGNVPIGIHEFFYPLMQAYDSVALKADIELGGTDQTFNILMGRTLQKAMGQPQQIAMFMPLLEGLDGMEKMSKSLGNYIGVYEPAPVMFKKVMEVPDPLILKYFELATDEHPDRIEAFRLELAQGKNPRDVKYALAEIITRLYHTEQDVMTAKAYYEAAFSKKTIPAQIPVLPIKAQSRLIELVPLLVQSGFTASNGEFRRLVQQGGVQLNQQKISDLDRVLADGDVLKIGKKCFVKIVNEGLGNPASHK from the coding sequence ATGCAAACAATAGCAGAACAATTTCAGATCATTACCAAAGGAGTCAGTATGCTGGTCAATGATGAAGAGCTGAAAAACAAACTGGCAGAATCCCATAAAAACCGCCGCCCTCTGGTCATCAAACTGGGGCTCGACCCCAGCGCACCGGATATTCATCTGGGGCATGCCGTAGTGCTGCGCAAAATTAAGCAGATGCAGGATCTGGGTCACGAAGCTGTGATCGTGATCGGCGATTTTACCGGCAAGATCGGTGATCCATCCGGCAAAGCCAAGGGCCGCACAGCCCTCTCCGATGAACAAGTCAAGGAAAATGCCCGCACCTATTTCGAGCAGATCTTCAAGGTGCTGGATAAGGAAAAAACCACGGTCCGCTATAATAGTGAATGGCTCAGCAAACTGAATTTCGAGGATGTTCTCAAGCTTGCCGCCACCACTACGGTGGCCCGGATGCTGGAACGGGACGATTTCCAAAAGCGGTTCAGCGGCAATGTCCCCATCGGCATCCATGAGTTCTTCTACCCTTTAATGCAGGCCTATGATTCGGTCGCCCTGAAAGCAGATATAGAGCTGGGCGGCACCGACCAGACCTTTAACATCCTCATGGGCAGGACGTTGCAAAAGGCCATGGGCCAGCCCCAACAGATCGCTATGTTTATGCCTCTTTTAGAAGGGCTGGACGGCATGGAAAAAATGAGCAAGAGCCTGGGGAACTACATCGGAGTCTATGAGCCCGCCCCGGTGATGTTTAAAAAGGTCATGGAAGTCCCCGATCCGTTGATTCTGAAATACTTTGAACTGGCCACTGATGAACACCCGGACCGCATCGAAGCCTTCCGGCTGGAGCTGGCCCAGGGTAAAAATCCCCGGGATGTCAAATATGCTTTGGCCGAGATCATCACCCGGCTGTATCACACAGAACAGGATGTCATGACTGCCAAAGCATATTATGAGGCCGCCTTCAGCAAAAAGACCATCCCCGCTCAGATCCCCGTGCTGCCCATCAAGGCGCAAAGCCGGCTGATTGAGCTTGTTCCTCTGCTCGTCCAAAGTGGCTTTACCGCCAGCAATGGGGAATTCAGACGTCTGGTTCAACAAGGGGGCGTCCAGCTCAATCAGCAGAAAATCAGTGATCTGGATCGGGTCTTAGCCGATGGAGATGTCTTGAAAATCGGTAAAAAATGTTTTGTTAAAATTGTGAATGAAGGTCTCGGTAATCCGGCATCTCACAAGTAA
- a CDS encoding radical SAM protein, with the protein MYPNLTSEQALLILQSARNPDKAYDLFAQAAEVRDKVFGKRLWWSSGSGGIFPCLVKPRCSYCTYYTEKLFPTDVLLTGLELIESLGIQQFHISGGTDLDEGYDEQLLELVQTIKTRSGLKLEINLGPSFRKETVLELKKLGIDSVTSSLECNTPAIFAAAKPGDSLERRRELLHYCEEADMPSRSMMLLGLGETDQERIEHLFYLQQFKKLYQLRLSRFMPFPGTLYKDRSRCSPWDTALITAMARLILPNLEISLAAGNSNDDIPLWYMAGGGNQLLGVSITRKEPPATPDVDVYAIGEGAYVVDKRKQVARVLEGMNLEVTCEMPDYRDLHSQF; encoded by the coding sequence ATGTATCCGAATTTAACCAGTGAGCAGGCTTTGCTCATTTTGCAAAGTGCCCGGAATCCGGATAAAGCCTATGATTTATTTGCCCAGGCGGCAGAAGTCAGAGACAAAGTTTTTGGTAAACGCTTATGGTGGTCTTCAGGCTCAGGCGGTATTTTCCCTTGCCTGGTCAAGCCCCGTTGTTCCTATTGCACTTATTATACAGAAAAGCTGTTTCCCACCGATGTTTTGCTGACAGGTCTGGAACTCATTGAAAGTTTGGGGATTCAGCAGTTCCATATCAGCGGCGGAACGGATCTGGATGAAGGGTATGACGAACAGCTCCTGGAGCTTGTGCAAACCATTAAAACCCGTTCAGGCTTAAAGCTGGAAATCAATCTGGGGCCGTCTTTTCGGAAAGAAACCGTCCTGGAGTTAAAGAAACTGGGCATCGACAGCGTTACCAGCTCCCTGGAGTGCAACACGCCGGCGATCTTTGCCGCGGCCAAGCCCGGTGATAGTCTGGAACGGCGCCGTGAATTGCTGCACTATTGTGAAGAGGCGGATATGCCCAGCCGTTCCATGATGCTTCTGGGACTGGGTGAAACCGATCAGGAGAGAATTGAGCATTTATTCTATTTGCAACAGTTTAAAAAACTCTATCAGCTGCGTTTGTCCCGTTTTATGCCTTTTCCGGGAACTCTTTATAAGGACAGGTCCCGCTGCTCACCCTGGGATACTGCTCTGATCACGGCGATGGCCCGCCTGATTCTGCCCAATCTGGAGATCAGTTTGGCGGCAGGCAACAGCAATGATGATATACCCCTATGGTATATGGCAGGAGGGGGCAACCAACTGCTCGGCGTATCCATCACCAGAAAGGAACCCCCGGCGACTCCGGATGTTGATGTCTATGCCATCGGGGAAGGAGCCTATGTGGTCGATAAGCGCAAACAGGTGGCCAGGGTCCTGGAGGGCATGAATCTGGAGGTTACTTGTGAGATGCCGGATTACCGAGACCTTCATTCACAATTTTAA
- a CDS encoding ABC transporter ATP-binding protein: MLKATDLVKVYHTEKIAVTALKGVTFHIAAGSFVAIMGPSGSGKSTLMNILGCLDTPTAGQYILDGLDVSHMEEHDLAKVRNLKIGFVFQTFNLLPRISCLRNVELPMIYAGIAEKERKEKALKALEKVGLLNWAAHRPTEISGGQRQRVAIARALVNNPAIIMADEPTGNLDTRSGEEVMAIFQELHQQGATIVLVTHEPEIARHTQRILKFRDGLLREDEGVQEPVQARDILAGLPAEEDPV; this comes from the coding sequence ATGCTCAAAGCAACTGACTTAGTTAAGGTCTACCATACGGAGAAAATTGCCGTTACGGCCTTGAAAGGGGTTACCTTCCATATCGCGGCCGGCAGTTTTGTGGCGATTATGGGCCCCTCGGGTTCAGGGAAATCCACATTGATGAATATTTTAGGGTGTCTGGACACGCCCACCGCCGGGCAGTATATCCTGGATGGACTGGATGTTTCCCATATGGAGGAGCATGATCTGGCCAAGGTCCGCAACCTTAAAATCGGTTTTGTCTTTCAGACCTTTAATCTCTTGCCGAGAATATCCTGCTTGCGCAATGTCGAGCTGCCGATGATTTATGCGGGAATTGCGGAAAAGGAAAGAAAAGAAAAGGCTCTTAAAGCCCTGGAAAAAGTGGGGCTGCTGAACTGGGCGGCTCATCGCCCCACAGAAATATCGGGGGGACAGCGACAACGGGTAGCCATTGCCCGGGCGTTGGTCAATAATCCGGCTATTATTATGGCCGATGAACCTACCGGCAATCTCGACACCCGTTCGGGTGAAGAAGTGATGGCGATCTTTCAGGAGCTTCATCAGCAAGGCGCTACCATCGTCCTGGTCACCCACGAACCGGAAATCGCCCGGCACACCCAGAGAATCCTTAAATTCCGGGATGGCTTGCTCAGGGAAGATGAAGGGGTGCAAGAGCCGGTTCAGGCCAGAGATATTCTGGCAGGGCTCCCTGCTGAGGAGGACCCGGTATGA